TTATATTTTTTTTGCATGTGGAGTATCAGCTCACTTATCTCGCGGGAAGTTATGGGGTCTAATCCGGTGGTGGGCTCATCGTATAACATAATCTCGGGGTTCACAATAAGCGTACGGGCCAGGCCCACCCTTTTCCGCATCCCACCCGACAGATCAGAGGGCAGTTTATCAATCGCATCAAGCAATCCCACGTTATCCAACACCTCTTCTACCTTTTTGTCAATCTCGGCCTGGTCTTTTAGTTTAAGTACCCTGGTGAGTGGAAATTCGAGGTTCTCGCGTACGGTCATGCTATCATACAAAGCACCGCTCTGGAACAGGAAACCTATTTTAATACGCAGTTGCTTAAGCTCTTCGTCGCTCATTTCGGCTACCTCGTCGTCAAAAACCATTAATTCTCCACCA
The genomic region above belongs to Mucilaginibacter sp. KACC 22773 and contains:
- a CDS encoding ABC transporter ATP-binding protein, whose amino-acid sequence is MAVVKENIEKAEKSTTAKDEVVIHAKGIKKSFGEKEVLKNITFDLKRGENMVVLGRSGQGKSVTIQCVVGMLKPDGGELMVFDDEVAEMSDEELKQLRIKIGFLFQSGALYDSMTVRENLEFPLTRVLKLKDQAEIDKKVEEVLDNVGLLDAIDKLPSDLSGGMRKRVGLARTLIVNPEIMLYDEPTTGLDPITSREISELILHMQKKYKTSSIIITHDLQCARITADRIMIMNDGEFIAEGSWAALQKSENELVRSFFNKTS